The following is a genomic window from Shewanella avicenniae.
GATGCAATCAAGCTTGCTATCGAAAAAGTAGACGCAGCGACACAAACCTTTGCCGCTAAGCGCATGGACAATTCAATTAGAGCCGCACTGAAAGGTCAGTCGGTAGATAAGATATAGGGTGCAATAATGCCACAAATCGTATTTTTACCTCATGCCGAACTGTGCCCAGATGGAGCGGTTGTTGAAGCAGAAAAAGGCGAATCTATTTTGAATGTTGCCCTGCGCAACGGGATTGAAATTGAGCACGCCTGTGAGAAATCATGCGCTTGTACTACCTGTCACGTAATCGTACGCGAAGGGTTTGATAACCTTGAACCGAGCGATGATTTAGAAGATGACATGCTTGATAAAGCATGGGGCTTAGAACCGGAAAGCCGCTTGTCGTGCCAAGCGAAAGTGGAAGATGAAGACCTTGTTGTCGAGATCCCTAAGTACACCATCAACATGGTAAGCGAAGGATAAAAATTGAAGGCCAGCGGAAGCTGGCCTTTTTGTTGCCAGTCGAAATCGACAACATTGAGATTGGTTGTTCGTCTGAATATCGCCACTTGCCTCAGTCTCATCCTCTAAAGCCACCCACATGGGTTAACTACCCAGGTTATTGCTTCCATGCCGCGTAAATAATCACACCATCGTATTGGCGACGGATATCCCAATGTATTCGGAGACATCCCATTGTATTGGGCGAAGAGTACGTGTGATGTTTGGTAGCTATAAGCAGAGATTGCACGAGTGTGAAATCCTAGATGCCGCAGCAAAACCCTGTTTGAGATAAACGTGATGAGAATAAAAAATCCCCACCAATTCAGCTTAGTGGGGATTTATCAAGAAGTGTCACTTAGACATGACACTTACTTGCGGTAAGTGATTAACCTTACGCTTCTTCGGCGCTAATGGCAGCGTCTTTGCCTTTGCTGATGTAGAACACCAAACCGGTAACTACTGCGGTGATTACGATGCCGGCAACAGTTGACAACGTCATTGGTAAACCTGCACCCAAGGTTTGTGAATTCAGCAGGAAGCTAAATACCACTGTGGTCATAAACATGGCTGGGATGGTGCAAATCCAGTGCAGCTTGTTAGCTCGCATCAGGTAAGCTGAAGCGGTCCACAGCATCATTACTGCGGTCGCTTGGTTAGCTACACCGAAGTAGCGCCAGATGATACCGAAGTCTACTTGAGTCAGAACACCACCAATAATGAACAGTGGGATAGCAAGCAGCAGACGTTTGCTCATTTGAGTTTGCTTCATGTCGAAGTATTCAGCCAAAATCAGACGAGCAGAGCGGAATGCTGTGTCACCAGAGGTAATCGGCAGAACGATTACACCCAACACAGCCAAAAAGCCACCTACAGTACCCAACAAGCCTGTTGATGCGCTGTACACTACGTTGGCAGGGTTGCCACCCATACCTTCGTTTAAGCCTTCTACACCACCGAAGAACGACAGGGCAATCGCACACCAAATCAACGCAATGATACCTTCGCCGATCATCGCACCGTAGAACACAAAGCGACCATTTGCTTCGTTTTCAACACAGCGAGCCATTAACGGTGATTGGGTAGCGTGGAAGCCAGAGATAGCACCACAAGCGATGGTGATAAACAGGGCTGGCCACAGTGGCGCGTCTTTCGGGTTCAAGTTTTGGAAGAAATCAGCTGGACCAAAACCAGACAGTAGCGTGTGCTCATCAGAGGCCACAATTGCGATGGTCAAACCTACAGACATGAACAGCAGCAGTGCACCAAAGAATGGGTACAGACGGCCAATGATTTTGTCTACTGGCACGATAGTCGCAATCAGGTAGTACACAAAGATGATACCAACAAACATGGTGACGCTCAGGCCCGTCAGTTTACCCAACAGACCCGCAGGGGCAGAGATAAACACTACGCCTACCAACAGCAGCAATACCAGGGCAAAGATGTTCATAAAGTTCTTTGCGTTCTTACCTAAGTATTTACCGGCAAGATTAGGTACTGATTGGCCACCATTACGCACTGACAACATACCAGAGAAGTAATCGTGTACGGCACCAGCGAAGATACAGCCAATCACAATCCACAGCATGGCGGCTGGGCCATAAAGGGCACCCAAGATAGGACCAAAGATTGGACCTACGCCAGCGATGTTCAGTAATTGGATTAAGTAGACTTTAGATTGGGACATCGGCACGTAGTCGACGCCATCGTTTTGAGCATAAGCAGGCGTTTGGCGAGCTTTATTGATGCCAAACACTTTTTCAACAAATGTACCGTAAATAAAGTAGCCACCAATTAGCAGCCCTACGCAGAGTAAAAACCACAGCATGATTATTTTCCCCCAGTTAACGTTGCCAATCATCTTAGCCCTTTCTTTATTCACGCCAAGTTGAGTTTAAGTAAGCGGTAATATTCGCTTAGCGAGCGGTTATAGGCAGTGATGAGCGGTTCTTGCTTTCGGTAAGTGGTCGCTAGCCAGTCTAGGCGGTTGACAGCGCATGTCAGCGGTCATCAACGATAAGTTAAGCGGTCGAAAGGGATAACTGAGCGGTTCGGGGGCTGAATCGGTGCTTCCATGCACCTGCCTGGGTTTATCTGTTCGGGCGGGTTAACGGCGACTCGGCGCTAACAGTCACATTCGGCGAAAGGCGTGTTATTAATTAAAACCAAAGGCTTGCTTCAGGGGTTTAAGAAAGCGGCGTGAAACTGGCACTTTTGCACCACTGTGAGTGGTGACTTCTGCACCGGTTTCCAACACTTCAATTTCTGCGATGGCAGACGGGGAAACCAGATATTGCCGATGGCAGCGGAGCAGTGGGGTCTTTTCTTCCAGCACTTTTAGGGTGAGTTCGGTATGCACCTGCTCTTTGGTGGTGGCAATATGGACACCGGAAAGATCACTGAAGGCAAACTCAACATCCTTTACTGCGATAATTTTAAGTTTATTGCCGCAATAGCAGGGCAGATGCAGCAAGTGCAATGGCATCACAGGTGTGAGCACTTGCGGGGTTAAGTCTCGGCGAACTTTCTCTAGTGTTTGCTGCAATCGCTTTTCATCAACTGGTTTCAGCAAATAATCAAATGCATGATTATCAAAAGCTTTTACCGCAAATTCATCATAAGCGGTAACAAACACAATCCGTGGCATCTGTTCAGGGGCGAGCATGGCAATCAGTTCCATGCCAGTAATCCGCGGCATCTGAATATCGAGAAACACCAAATCAGGTTTCTCTCGATTAATCATCTGAATCGCTTCAACCGCGTTGCTGCATTGGCCAATTATGTCGATGTCGGCTTCTTCCACCAACAACTCGGCCAACGCCTCGCGGGCATACAATTCATCATCAACGAGTAAACAACGTATCATGTTAACTGTTCCGGTAAGGTAGGTTGATCGCCACACGGGTATAAACATCTGGCTCACAACTAACGGTAACGCCGTAATGCGGCCCATAGAGATTTTGAATTCGCTTATGAACAAGGTTCATCCCTAAACCGTCGGATTCCGTTTTTTCTTGATATAACCCGGCATTGTCCTCAACCGTGAGAATGAGTTCATCTTGCTTTAATGCCGCTGTAACGCTGATTTTACCCGGTTCAATCAAATGCGAGGTGCCATGTTTCACCGCATTTTCGATGATGGGTTGCAGGGTAAACGCTGGCATTTGCACCGCCAGTAAGCCACTATCAATCTCAATATCGACTTGCAATTTATCGATAAAGCGGGCTTTCTCAATCGCTAGATAGGAGTCGATATGCTCCAGCTCGTCACCAAGGGTGACAAGGCCGGTGGTGCGCTTGAGATTAATCCGCAGGAACTGACTTAACTGCTGCAGCAGTTGCCGAGCATTATCAGGATCGCGTCGCACAATCGCGCTGATGGTATTCAAGGCATTAAACAAAAAGTGTGGATTAACTTGTGCCTGCAGCAGTTTTAATTCGGCTTGGGTCAACATGGTTTGTTGCTGTTCAAAGCGACCATATAGGATCTGGTTGGAGAGCAGCCGCGCAATCCCTTCGCCAAGGGTGCGGTTTATATTCAAAAACAACTTATTTTTCGGCTCATACAGCTTAATGGTGCCAATTACTTCATTATCCGCTCGTAGCGGGATCACTAAGCTTGACCCTAACTTGCACTGCTTGGAGATAGAGCAAGCGTAGGGCGTTTCTACGCCATCAGCGAACATCACTCGGTTTTGGTGGATTGCATCCATGGTGATTTTTGATGAAATTGGCGTGCCTGGCAGATGGTGATCGGCACCGATACCGATAAACGCCAGTAATTTCTCTCGGTCGGTAATGGCTACAGCACCCACAGCGGTCTCTTCAATCACAATTTTGGCAACCTGGGTGCTGGTATGTTCATTAAAGCCTTTAGCTAATGTCCCCACACTGCGTTCAGCGATTTTCAGTGCTTTAGTTGAAAAGCTGGAGGAAAGTTTATCGAACATCGTTTTTTGATCGCGAATAATGCTCATAAACAATGCGGCACCGATGGAGTTCACCAGTAGCATCGGCGGCGCAATCTGCCGCACCAGCGCTAATGCATCTTCAAATGGCTGCGCGACCATCAAAATGATACACATCTGCATCATTTCGGCATAAAACGCGACCAAACCGACCAAAAACGGATGATAAACCAACTCACTGCGGCCTTGTTTTTTGAGCCAGTAGCTAATCATGCCGGCACTGAGCCCTTCAAAGGTGGTTGAGATAGCACAAGATAGATCAGTAAAACCGCCCAAGGTATAGCGATGAATGCCACCGGTTAATCCCACTAAAAACCCTGTTGTTGGCCCACCCAATAAACCCCCGAGCACCGCGCCCATCGCTCGAGTATTGGCAATGGCACCATGAGTTTGTTCACCAAAATAGGTGGCCATAATGCAGAAACCGGAGAACACCAGATAGATATAGATTTTATGGGGCAGGCGAGTTGAGGCTTCGGCGAACAGCTTAAACATTGGGGTTTTGCTGACGAGATACACCAATACCATATAGAGGCACATCTGTTGTGTGAGGGCGAGGATCAGCGGCATCTTCAATTCACCTAGGCCAATAGGCCGCACATCAGGATAACAATAGGCGCTATATTGCCAGAAATCTTGCGTTAAATCAGAGTATGACACAGAAAAAATCGATATAAATCAGTAACTGCTTATTTTGAATGGGGTGAACTAATGAGTGAATCTATCCACGGTCATGAAGTACTTGAGATGTTATTGGCACAACCGCAAGGGGTGACGAAGGGAGAGTTAAAAGCCCAAATGTTGCAAAAGTTTGGTACTGAGGCGCGTTATCACACCTGCAGTGCCGCCGATATGGATGCCGATGCTTTAATCGAATTTTTGGCTGCGCGCGGTAAGTTTGTGGATGCTCCGGCAGGGTTTACCACCGAAGCAGAAAAGATTTGTAACCACTAACGAGTAGGATTAGCCCTGCTCGTTAGCTTGCTCGCAAAGTGCTAACAGCCCAGCCTGCTCGTCATCAGAAAGTTGGCTAAAGTTAGCAATGAAGATCCGTAACAGTTTTGATTTCGCCATGCCGGTTTGTTGTGACAGTTCATCCAATTGAGAGATGCTTTGTTCTGTCAGGGTAAACGTTGCATGGCGAAACTGTTTAACCGGCTTTTCCGCAGTTTTGGCTTGGGTGGTGCTTTGAGCACTGCTGTTGTCACTAACCTCAAGCTTACTTGGTTTGCCGGCGGCGTAATTGGTTGCGTCATCGATAAAATCTTCAATCGAGACTTTGCTAGGCTTTTTCTTTACGAGATTACGTTTTAAATCAGTTAAGCTCATAAGAATTTTCCGGCGGAATCGCAAACAGTTCATCCGCGATGGCACGGATCTCTTCGGCCGCTTTACCCGTTGGCTCGATTTCGATCACTGATGAGCCTTTCTCTTCGCTGTCATCATAAATGTTGCGACTAAACGTTACCGAGTTCAGGACTCGTAAGCCGAAGGATTCAACCACTTCTTTAGCTTCTAAAATACGTTTAGCTTGAGTTGGCAGGGCTGGGCACTGTGTCAGCACTACGGTGGCAACCATTTTCGGGTTCACCATCTTACAGGTGCTAAGCATATCTTCCATGTGCGGCAGGGTTTTTAAATCGCGTCGTTTAGGGCGTAGTGGAATGACAACATAAGTGGCAACAGACATCGCCGCACGCATGGCTAAGTTATCTTGACCACCACAGTCAACAATCACGTAGTCAAAGCGTTCATCGAGACTCAACAAATCGTTGCGGATTTTGCCATAGAGTTGGATGCAGTTAATGCTGGGAAGCGATTCATCGGTATTGCGCGCTTGGATCCAGTCGGAGGTCGTACGCTGCGGATCACAATCTACCATCAACACGTTGGCATTAAACTTTTGAGTAATGTGTACCGCAATATTTTGCGCTAAGCAGCTCTTGCCACTTCCGCCTTTCTCCCCGCCAACGAGCAGTATCATATAAAATCTCCCCGAGCATTAACTAGTTAGTCTTCCTGAACATTAAGTCAAGTATAGAACAGAATGAGATTTAGCTGGCAGCGTCTAGTAGAGCTGCATGGCGATACGGAAAAATTCGCCTTCCGGTATGCAGCGACACACTTGGCCACGTACCGTATTTTGTGCGTCAGTGCCTGGATTAAAGGTCACTTCAATGAGTTCGCCAACCTTGAAGGCTGAACTATATTCGAGCAAGATGCCTCGGCGTGACAAATCAACGCAGATCCCTTCGGCTGTTTGGAATTGACCACTGGCATCCTGCCAGCCCAATCGCACTGCTTCAGACTCAAGATCTACCCGCAAGGATTTACGGCGTTCGCTGAAAGAATCGACCTCATCACTCATATCTCGTCCCTTTTATAGATGTGCATAATTACTCGCCACGTTAACACAGCATAGAACGCTTGAGTAGAGCATGCAAAATGCTGATATCTAAAAATATGCCCAACAATTTGTTGGGCATAGATGTTTACTTATCGTATTCCTGATGAGGTGGGTAAGGCATTTTCAATTGCCCCCAACGAATCACGATCACGGTGAAGGCCAACACCAGTGTTGAGATCGATACGGCCAACACTCGCCAGTCTTCCATTGCCTTCATATCCAGTATCAAATAACGCGCTAACGCAACAATCGCGATATATAGCGGCATACGCACGGGCAATTTACCTGACTCGGCATAGTTTGCCACCATGGCCAAGACTTCTAGATAGATAAACAGCAACAGTAGATCGGCAAGTTCAACCACGCCGGCTTGAATGATATGCACACCTTCTTGCCCAATCGCGACAATAGTGGCGATGGCAATCAGCAGCAGTACGACATGCTCAACCGCCTTGAGTGATTTAGCACCGTACTTTCGATAGATTTCCATAGCAACTCCTACAATAATTTTGTGTTCATTATCAATGATTCAGCATAAAGCTTCAGTGAAATTTGCGTGACTACAATCACATAAACTGTACGGATTAACTGAAGGGGGCATGATGAGTAATCGGGCAAATGCCAATAGCCTACGTAATCTGCACAAAAACTCGGCGCAAATTGGTGATCGGCAATGCCTTTAGCGGCTAAATCAGCGCCATCAACGCACGTTTTACTTGAGACAACGGACTAAGCTGCATACCCTAATGGCCTTAATGAAGTTTTTAAGGGTTTTCTATGGATAGCCAATTAGCGCTGCAATTAAAACACTGGTTAGCGCTTGATCCGGAACAGGCCACCAAAGTGGAACTGGCCAAATTAATTAATGCTGGCGATGAACAAGAGTTGCGCCGCCGCTTTGACGGGCGACTAGCCTTTGGTACCGCAGGATTACGCGGTGTGGTCGGCGCTGGGCCAACCCGAATGAACCTTTTGGTGATCCGTCAAACCGCCGCTGGCTTGGGACACTATTTGCTAAGCCAGATTGCGGATGCCGCTGAGCGTGGGGTCGTGGTGGGCTATGATGGTCGGCCAGACTCAAAGCGTTTTGCCCATACCACGGCTGAAGTGCTGTGTTCGTTAGGCATTAAAGTTCACTTGACTGATCAAGTGTCTCCAACGCCGCTGGTGGCCTTTGGCGTAACCCATCTTAATGCCGCCGCAGGGGTGGTGGTGACAGCGAGCCATAATCCGCCCGAATATAATGGCTTTAAAGTGTATTGGAGCAACGGCGCCCAGATTATTGCGCCGCACGATGCAGGAATTGCCGCCTGTATTGAGCAAGCTGCGACAACGGAAGTGCGCATTTTGCCGTTGGAAAGGGCGCTGCAGCAACAGTTGTTACATTGGCTTGATGACAGCTTTTTTGGCGCCTATCAAACTGCGGTATCTGCCTCGGCGTTATTGCAATCCGCAGCCGATACGGACGCAGTAGTGATCGCTTACACCGCCATGCATGGTGTGGGTGCCAAAATGGCAAAACGCTTGCTTGCCCAAGCGGGATTTAAGCAGGTGTACTCAGTCGCTGCACAAGAACAGCCTGATGGCAGTTTCCCCACCGTTAAATTCCCCAATCCAGAAGAACCGGGCGCCATGGACTTGGTGATCGATGAAGCGCGCAAGCATGATGCCTTGATTGCCTGCGCTAACGACCCAGATGCCGACCGGTTGGCGGTCGCGGTCAAGCGGGGCAGTGACTACCAACAATTGACCGG
Proteins encoded in this region:
- the fdx gene encoding ISC system 2Fe-2S type ferredoxin, which gives rise to MPQIVFLPHAELCPDGAVVEAEKGESILNVALRNGIEIEHACEKSCACTTCHVIVREGFDNLEPSDDLEDDMLDKAWGLEPESRLSCQAKVEDEDLVVEIPKYTINMVSEG
- a CDS encoding carbon starvation CstA family protein, which encodes MLWFLLCVGLLIGGYFIYGTFVEKVFGINKARQTPAYAQNDGVDYVPMSQSKVYLIQLLNIAGVGPIFGPILGALYGPAAMLWIVIGCIFAGAVHDYFSGMLSVRNGGQSVPNLAGKYLGKNAKNFMNIFALVLLLLVGVVFISAPAGLLGKLTGLSVTMFVGIIFVYYLIATIVPVDKIIGRLYPFFGALLLFMSVGLTIAIVASDEHTLLSGFGPADFFQNLNPKDAPLWPALFITIACGAISGFHATQSPLMARCVENEANGRFVFYGAMIGEGIIALIWCAIALSFFGGVEGLNEGMGGNPANVVYSASTGLLGTVGGFLAVLGVIVLPITSGDTAFRSARLILAEYFDMKQTQMSKRLLLAIPLFIIGGVLTQVDFGIIWRYFGVANQATAVMMLWTASAYLMRANKLHWICTIPAMFMTTVVFSFLLNSQTLGAGLPMTLSTVAGIVITAVVTGLVFYISKGKDAAISAEEA
- the btsR gene encoding two-component system response regulator BtsR codes for the protein MIRCLLVDDELYAREALAELLVEEADIDIIGQCSNAVEAIQMINREKPDLVFLDIQMPRITGMELIAMLAPEQMPRIVFVTAYDEFAVKAFDNHAFDYLLKPVDEKRLQQTLEKVRRDLTPQVLTPVMPLHLLHLPCYCGNKLKIIAVKDVEFAFSDLSGVHIATTKEQVHTELTLKVLEEKTPLLRCHRQYLVSPSAIAEIEVLETGAEVTTHSGAKVPVSRRFLKPLKQAFGFN
- a CDS encoding sensor histidine kinase; this translates as MPLILALTQQMCLYMVLVYLVSKTPMFKLFAEASTRLPHKIYIYLVFSGFCIMATYFGEQTHGAIANTRAMGAVLGGLLGGPTTGFLVGLTGGIHRYTLGGFTDLSCAISTTFEGLSAGMISYWLKKQGRSELVYHPFLVGLVAFYAEMMQMCIILMVAQPFEDALALVRQIAPPMLLVNSIGAALFMSIIRDQKTMFDKLSSSFSTKALKIAERSVGTLAKGFNEHTSTQVAKIVIEETAVGAVAITDREKLLAFIGIGADHHLPGTPISSKITMDAIHQNRVMFADGVETPYACSISKQCKLGSSLVIPLRADNEVIGTIKLYEPKNKLFLNINRTLGEGIARLLSNQILYGRFEQQQTMLTQAELKLLQAQVNPHFLFNALNTISAIVRRDPDNARQLLQQLSQFLRINLKRTTGLVTLGDELEHIDSYLAIEKARFIDKLQVDIEIDSGLLAVQMPAFTLQPIIENAVKHGTSHLIEPGKISVTAALKQDELILTVEDNAGLYQEKTESDGLGMNLVHKRIQNLYGPHYGVTVSCEPDVYTRVAINLPYRNS
- a CDS encoding YecH family metal-binding protein, with the translated sequence MSESIHGHEVLEMLLAQPQGVTKGELKAQMLQKFGTEARYHTCSAADMDADALIEFLAARGKFVDAPAGFTTEAEKICNH
- a CDS encoding replication protein RepA, translated to MSLTDLKRNLVKKKPSKVSIEDFIDDATNYAAGKPSKLEVSDNSSAQSTTQAKTAEKPVKQFRHATFTLTEQSISQLDELSQQTGMAKSKLLRIFIANFSQLSDDEQAGLLALCEQANEQG
- a CDS encoding AAA family ATPase — protein: MILLVGGEKGGSGKSCLAQNIAVHITQKFNANVLMVDCDPQRTTSDWIQARNTDESLPSINCIQLYGKIRNDLLSLDERFDYVIVDCGGQDNLAMRAAMSVATYVVIPLRPKRRDLKTLPHMEDMLSTCKMVNPKMVATVVLTQCPALPTQAKRILEAKEVVESFGLRVLNSVTFSRNIYDDSEEKGSSVIEIEPTGKAAEEIRAIADELFAIPPENSYELN
- a CDS encoding PilZ domain-containing protein — encoded protein: MSDEVDSFSERRKSLRVDLESEAVRLGWQDASGQFQTAEGICVDLSRRGILLEYSSAFKVGELIEVTFNPGTDAQNTVRGQVCRCIPEGEFFRIAMQLY
- a CDS encoding phosphate-starvation-inducible protein PsiE, with product MEIYRKYGAKSLKAVEHVVLLLIAIATIVAIGQEGVHIIQAGVVELADLLLLFIYLEVLAMVANYAESGKLPVRMPLYIAIVALARYLILDMKAMEDWRVLAVSISTLVLAFTVIVIRWGQLKMPYPPHQEYDK
- a CDS encoding phospho-sugar mutase, yielding MDSQLALQLKHWLALDPEQATKVELAKLINAGDEQELRRRFDGRLAFGTAGLRGVVGAGPTRMNLLVIRQTAAGLGHYLLSQIADAAERGVVVGYDGRPDSKRFAHTTAEVLCSLGIKVHLTDQVSPTPLVAFGVTHLNAAAGVVVTASHNPPEYNGFKVYWSNGAQIIAPHDAGIAACIEQAATTEVRILPLERALQQQLLHWLDDSFFGAYQTAVSASALLQSAADTDAVVIAYTAMHGVGAKMAKRLLAQAGFKQVYSVAAQEQPDGSFPTVKFPNPEEPGAMDLVIDEARKHDALIACANDPDADRLAVAVKRGSDYQQLTGDQVGLLLGHYLLHKAPAEQRLVGTTIVSSSMLAAIAASAGGKCFTTLTGFKWLTNVAMQQATASQQFLFAYEEALGYTIDTIVRDKDGLTALLAFAQLMAELIAEDKTLWQHLDEIYRQHGMYLNKQVSIALSEQTMDIGTQLRNQPPSVIGGVAVVAIEDVKRGVRIDADGEQALTLPKSDVLIYHLQDHSRVVVRPSGTEPKLKCYYQVVQPMGLDTYAVAEVKGTERLTKLISRHQQSLLG